One genomic region from Streptomyces venezuelae encodes:
- a CDS encoding glycine betaine/L-proline ABC transporter ATP-binding protein has translation MNTTPHTTTSPQTPASSVFSVRDLWKVFGPKADRVPSDESLASLDAAELRERTGCTAAVRDVSFDVRRGEVFVVMGLSGSGKSTLVRCLTRLVEPTSGRISIDGEDVLSMDTGRLRELRRHRAAMVFQHFGLLPHRTVLDNVAYGLEIQGLARGERRERAAEFVTKVGLDGMEHRRPSQLSGGQQQRVGLARALAVDPEVLLFDEPFSALDPLIRRDMQEEVVRLHREEGRTMVFITHDLSEALKLGDRIALMRDGRVVQLGTPEEIVGAPADEYVRDFVRDVPREQVLTVRSAMRPALADEHETGPALAPGATVHEAIEAVARTGENARVVEDGRCLGVVDRAGLLGVVAGIPAATGKAVA, from the coding sequence ATGAACACCACGCCGCACACCACGACTTCGCCCCAGACGCCCGCGTCCTCCGTCTTCTCCGTGCGTGACCTGTGGAAGGTCTTCGGCCCGAAGGCCGACCGCGTGCCCTCGGACGAGTCACTCGCCTCACTCGACGCCGCCGAGCTGCGCGAGCGGACCGGCTGCACCGCCGCCGTCCGCGACGTCTCCTTCGACGTCCGCAGAGGCGAGGTCTTCGTCGTCATGGGCCTCTCCGGCTCCGGCAAGTCGACGCTCGTCCGCTGCCTGACCCGGCTCGTCGAGCCGACCTCGGGCCGGATCTCCATCGACGGCGAGGACGTGCTGTCCATGGACACCGGCCGGCTCCGCGAGCTGCGCAGGCACCGGGCCGCCATGGTCTTCCAGCACTTCGGGCTGCTGCCGCACCGGACGGTGCTCGACAACGTCGCCTACGGGCTCGAGATCCAGGGCTTGGCACGCGGCGAACGGCGCGAGCGGGCGGCGGAGTTCGTCACCAAGGTCGGCCTCGACGGCATGGAGCACCGCAGGCCGAGCCAGTTGTCCGGCGGCCAGCAGCAGCGGGTCGGGCTCGCCCGCGCGCTCGCGGTGGACCCCGAAGTCCTGCTGTTCGACGAGCCGTTCAGCGCGTTGGACCCCCTCATCCGTCGCGACATGCAGGAGGAGGTCGTACGCCTGCACCGGGAGGAGGGACGCACGATGGTCTTCATCACCCACGACCTGAGCGAGGCGCTGAAGCTGGGCGACCGCATCGCGCTGATGCGCGACGGCCGCGTCGTCCAGCTGGGCACGCCCGAGGAGATCGTGGGCGCCCCCGCCGACGAGTACGTCAGGGACTTCGTCCGCGACGTGCCGCGCGAGCAGGTGCTCACCGTCCGCTCGGCGATGCGCCCCGCGCTCGCCGACGAGCACGAGACCGGCCCCGCGCTCGCCCCCGGCGCCACCGTCCACGAGGCCATCGAGGCCGTCGCCCGCACGGGCGAGAACGCGCGGGTCGTCGAGGACGGCCGCTGCCTCGGCGTCGTCGACAGGGCGGGACTCCTCGGTGTCGTCGCCGGCATCCCGGCCGCGACGGGAAAGGCGGTGGCCTGA
- a CDS encoding cation:proton antiporter: MSAGTVIAGILFMWCVLSYRLARWSITAPIAMMLAGIALTSGSDPPLAFDFGDLGGFERTVEIIVALLLFVDATEVPAGVIRRERNIVARLLGVALPLTLGAAFLASLAFFPDQPGWVLAVLATVVVPLDLALAGALVRDRRVPARLREVLNVEGGLNDGVISPVFLLCVAGAAASRTAGGDYAEALLTAVGAAVLAVGAGSLVGWLAGGLLRRSWAKGWTLPAATRLAVLSVPIAAYTLSVSLGGNGFVASFVAGVCIAPALRRLPEDAVQMTDDLSTLLTLALWFLFGQMVNDEFWDGFHLSVILYAVLAVTLVRLVPVMLALIGTELSLTDRLFLGWMGPRGATTVVFGLLAAIELPAAGGGDFVSRVMVITVMVSIVLHGLSAEPVGRLYARRRRASRELRGAE; this comes from the coding sequence TTGTCTGCCGGCACCGTCATCGCGGGCATTCTGTTCATGTGGTGCGTCCTGTCGTACCGGCTCGCGCGATGGAGCATCACCGCACCGATCGCCATGATGCTGGCGGGCATCGCCCTCACCAGCGGCTCGGACCCGCCGCTCGCCTTCGACTTCGGAGACCTCGGCGGGTTCGAGCGGACGGTGGAGATCATCGTCGCCCTGCTGCTCTTCGTCGACGCGACCGAGGTGCCGGCCGGTGTGATCCGGCGGGAGCGGAACATCGTCGCCCGCCTCCTGGGGGTCGCGCTGCCGCTGACCCTGGGCGCCGCCTTCCTGGCCTCTCTCGCCTTCTTCCCCGACCAGCCCGGATGGGTCCTGGCGGTACTGGCGACCGTCGTCGTCCCTCTCGATCTGGCGCTCGCCGGGGCCTTGGTCAGGGACAGGCGCGTGCCCGCTCGCCTCCGGGAGGTACTCAACGTCGAGGGCGGCCTGAACGACGGGGTCATCTCACCGGTCTTCCTGCTCTGCGTGGCCGGCGCCGCCGCGTCCCGCACGGCCGGCGGCGACTACGCCGAGGCCCTCCTCACCGCCGTCGGAGCGGCGGTCTTGGCGGTCGGGGCGGGCTCGCTCGTGGGCTGGCTGGCCGGAGGGCTGCTGCGCCGGTCCTGGGCGAAGGGCTGGACGCTGCCCGCCGCGACGCGGCTCGCGGTGCTGAGCGTGCCGATCGCCGCGTACACCCTGTCCGTGTCCCTGGGCGGGAACGGCTTCGTCGCGTCCTTCGTGGCCGGTGTCTGCATCGCGCCGGCGCTGCGTCGTCTTCCGGAGGACGCGGTGCAGATGACCGACGACCTGTCGACACTGTTGACGCTCGCCCTGTGGTTCCTCTTCGGCCAGATGGTCAACGACGAGTTCTGGGACGGTTTCCACCTCTCCGTGATCCTCTACGCCGTCCTCGCCGTCACCCTGGTGCGCCTGGTGCCCGTGATGCTCGCGCTGATCGGTACGGAGCTGTCCCTGACCGACCGGCTGTTCCTCGGGTGGATGGGGCCCCGAGGAGCGACCACGGTGGTCTTCGGCCTCCTCGCCGCGATCGAGCTGCCCGCCGCCGGCGGCGGTGACTTCGTGTCCCGGGTGATGGTGATCACGGTCATGGTCAGCATCGTCCTGCACGGCCTGAGCGCCGAACCCGTCGGCCGCCTCTACGCCCGCCGCCGGCGAGCCTCCCGGGAGCTTCGGGGCGCGGAATGA
- a CDS encoding ABC transporter substrate-binding protein, with protein MARTHITALVTAAALAAGLTGCGAADMTRQASPYADAKSSRTVTLSTQSWVGAQANVAVAQYLLEHELGYRVDTVQIDEVPAWDALSQGRVDAILEDWGHPEQEKRYIDDKGTIARGGDLGVTGHIGWYVPTYFAEQHPDVTDWRSLNKYADVFRTAESGGKGQLLDGSPSYVTNDKALVNSLDLDYQVVFAGSEAAQITQIKQFAKEKKPFLTYWYKPQWLFEKVPMTEVKLPAYKEGCDADPEKVACAYPHTRLQKFLNARFADGGGDAASFLKRFRWTTEDQNEVALMIAEQKLSPQEAAGRWVKENETTWRAWLPS; from the coding sequence ATGGCTCGTACGCACATCACCGCACTCGTGACCGCGGCCGCCCTGGCGGCCGGCCTCACCGGCTGCGGCGCCGCCGACATGACCCGGCAGGCATCCCCGTACGCCGACGCGAAGAGCTCCCGCACGGTGACCCTGTCCACGCAGTCGTGGGTGGGCGCGCAGGCCAACGTCGCCGTCGCCCAGTACCTGCTGGAGCACGAGCTCGGCTACCGGGTGGACACGGTCCAGATCGACGAGGTCCCCGCCTGGGACGCGCTCAGCCAGGGCCGGGTGGACGCCATCCTGGAGGACTGGGGTCACCCGGAGCAGGAGAAGCGGTACATCGACGACAAGGGGACGATCGCCCGGGGCGGAGACCTCGGGGTGACCGGCCACATCGGCTGGTACGTGCCGACGTACTTCGCCGAGCAGCACCCGGACGTCACCGACTGGCGGAGCCTGAACAAGTACGCCGACGTGTTCCGCACCGCGGAGAGCGGCGGCAAGGGCCAGTTGCTGGACGGCTCCCCGTCCTACGTCACGAACGACAAGGCACTCGTGAACAGCCTGGACCTCGACTACCAGGTCGTGTTCGCGGGCTCCGAGGCGGCGCAGATCACGCAGATCAAGCAGTTCGCCAAGGAGAAGAAGCCGTTCCTGACCTACTGGTACAAGCCCCAGTGGCTGTTCGAGAAGGTCCCCATGACGGAGGTGAAGCTGCCCGCCTACAAGGAGGGCTGCGACGCCGACCCGGAGAAGGTGGCCTGCGCCTACCCGCACACGCGGCTGCAGAAGTTCCTCAACGCCCGCTTCGCCGACGGAGGCGGTGACGCCGCCTCCTTCCTGAAGAGGTTCCGCTGGACGACCGAGGACCAGAACGAGGTCGCCCTGATGATCGCGGAGCAGAAGCTGTCGCCGCAGGAGGCGGCGGGGCGCTGGGTGAAGGAGAACGAGACCACCTGGCGGGCGTGGCTCCCGTCCTGA
- a CDS encoding ABC transporter permease subunit has product MTSTATPVTPGSTTGVAPGPGALRSLAPHRGRLIGAGAAVAFVLGSVLLGGGSWPASLAVDLSGPLDRTSDWIIDNRDGHPLFLHFLGHVSNAVVVSVRAVYLVLLALGWAGVTAAAGLVAWRVAGVRLALTSVAAFAVCGLLGMWVPTMQTLALMAVAVAASVLLGGLLGLAAGLSDRLHRILRPVLDTMQVLPAFAYLLPVVLVFGIGVPAAVLATVVYAAPPMARLTALGLRGADAGVLEAAASLGATGRQRLLTARLPLARKELLLGVNQAIMMALGMAVIASVIGAGGLGDRVYQALGSVDVGAALAAGVPIVLLAVVLDRVTAAAGERLGAAPARRAGFGWAVALAVTSVVAVAGRLSDRLAWPHSWTVDIAGPVNGAVDWMTAHLYSGVPLVGGTADWAGRFTTWVLNPLRDGLHWLPWWAVLLTVGALALLIGTWRTATTAVLAMAAIGVLGVWDPALDTLSQVLAAVTVTLLLGLALGVAAARSSRTGRALRPVLDVFQTMPQFVYLIPVVALFGVGRAPAVAAAVVYALPAVVRITAQGLGAVDPAALESSRSLGATGRQQLFQVQLPLARPALLLAVNQGVVLVLAVVVIGGLVGGGALGYDAVFGLAQGDLATGLVAGAAIVCLGLMLDRVTQPTERRGLAGKGA; this is encoded by the coding sequence ATGACTTCCACCGCCACTCCTGTCACTCCGGGCTCCACGACCGGCGTCGCCCCCGGGCCCGGGGCGCTGCGTTCCCTCGCGCCCCATCGCGGCCGACTGATCGGAGCGGGCGCGGCCGTCGCGTTCGTTCTCGGTTCCGTACTCCTGGGCGGCGGCAGCTGGCCCGCTTCGCTCGCCGTCGATCTGTCCGGGCCGCTGGACCGCACCAGCGACTGGATCATCGACAACCGCGACGGCCACCCGCTGTTCCTCCACTTCCTCGGACACGTCAGCAACGCCGTGGTCGTGTCCGTCCGCGCCGTGTACCTGGTGCTGCTCGCACTCGGCTGGGCCGGCGTCACCGCCGCCGCCGGGCTCGTGGCCTGGCGTGTCGCGGGCGTGCGGCTCGCCCTGACGTCCGTCGCGGCCTTCGCCGTGTGCGGACTGCTCGGCATGTGGGTGCCCACCATGCAGACGCTCGCGCTGATGGCGGTCGCCGTCGCCGCGTCCGTCCTGCTCGGCGGACTCCTCGGCCTCGCCGCCGGACTGTCGGACCGCCTGCACCGGATCCTGCGCCCGGTCCTCGACACCATGCAGGTGCTGCCGGCCTTCGCGTACCTCCTGCCCGTCGTCCTGGTCTTCGGCATCGGCGTACCCGCGGCCGTCCTCGCGACCGTCGTCTACGCCGCCCCGCCGATGGCCCGTCTCACCGCGCTCGGGCTGCGCGGCGCGGACGCCGGCGTCCTGGAGGCCGCCGCGTCCCTCGGCGCCACCGGCCGGCAGCGGCTGCTGACGGCCCGGCTGCCACTGGCCCGCAAGGAACTCCTGCTCGGCGTCAACCAGGCCATCATGATGGCCCTCGGCATGGCCGTGATCGCGTCCGTCATCGGCGCGGGAGGCCTCGGTGACCGCGTCTACCAGGCACTGGGCTCCGTCGACGTCGGTGCCGCGCTCGCCGCCGGTGTGCCGATCGTGCTGCTCGCCGTCGTCCTGGACCGGGTCACCGCCGCGGCCGGGGAGCGGCTCGGCGCGGCTCCGGCCCGCCGGGCCGGATTCGGCTGGGCCGTCGCTCTCGCGGTGACCTCCGTCGTCGCCGTCGCGGGCCGCCTGTCCGACCGGCTCGCCTGGCCCCACTCCTGGACGGTCGACATCGCCGGACCCGTCAACGGGGCGGTCGACTGGATGACCGCCCACCTCTACTCCGGTGTACCCCTCGTCGGCGGGACCGCCGACTGGGCGGGACGTTTCACCACCTGGGTCCTCAACCCCCTGCGCGACGGCCTCCACTGGCTGCCCTGGTGGGCGGTTCTGCTGACCGTCGGCGCACTCGCCCTGCTCATCGGCACCTGGCGCACCGCCACGACCGCCGTCCTCGCGATGGCGGCGATCGGCGTGCTCGGAGTCTGGGACCCGGCGCTCGACACGCTGTCCCAGGTCCTGGCCGCCGTCACCGTGACGCTGCTGCTCGGCCTCGCCCTCGGGGTCGCCGCGGCCCGCAGCAGCCGCACGGGACGCGCGCTGCGTCCGGTTCTCGACGTCTTCCAGACGATGCCGCAGTTCGTGTATCTGATCCCCGTCGTCGCCCTGTTCGGTGTCGGCCGCGCCCCGGCCGTCGCTGCCGCCGTGGTCTACGCACTGCCCGCGGTGGTACGGATCACGGCCCAGGGACTGGGCGCCGTGGACCCGGCCGCGCTGGAGTCCTCGCGCTCCCTGGGCGCGACCGGGCGGCAGCAGCTCTTCCAGGTACAGCTGCCATTGGCCCGGCCCGCGCTGCTGCTCGCCGTCAACCAGGGCGTGGTCCTGGTCCTCGCCGTCGTCGTCATCGGCGGCCTCGTGGGCGGCGGCGCACTCGGATACGACGCGGTCTTCGGCCTCGCCCAGGGCGACCTCGCGACCGGCCTGGTCGCCGGTGCCGCGATCGTCTGCCTCGGCCTGATGCTCGACCGCGTCACCCAGCCGACGGAACGCCGCGGCCTCGCCGGAAAGGGGGCCTGA
- a CDS encoding GMC family oxidoreductase — MNDQHVYDYVVVGGGTAGSVIASRLTENPDVTVAVIEGGPSDVGRDDVLTLRRWMGLLGGELDYDYPTTEQPRGNSYIRHSRARVLGGCSSHNTLIAFKPLPSDWDEWAEAGAEGWDAAAMDPYFARLRNNIVPVDEADRNAIARDFVDAARTTLGVPHVEGFNRSPFHEGVGFFDLAYHPENNKRSSASVAYLHPFLDRPNLHIALETWAFRLELEDTRATGVHIRTKEGEEHVVRARREVLVCAGAVDTPRLLLHSGIGPRADLEKLGIPVAHDLPGVGENLLDHPESVIVWETHGPIPENSAMDSDAGLFVRRDPESKGPDLMFHFYQIPFTDNPERIGYERPAHGVSMTPNIPKPRSRGRLYLTSADPEVKPALDFRYFTDEDDYDGRTLVDGIRIARQIAASEPLAGWLKREVCPGPEVTSDEELSAYARHVAHTVYHPAGTCRMGAVDDELAVVAPDLRIRGLDNIRIADASVFPTMTAVNPMIGVLMVGEKCAELLGGTNR, encoded by the coding sequence ATGAACGACCAGCACGTGTACGACTACGTCGTCGTCGGCGGCGGCACCGCCGGTTCCGTGATCGCCTCCCGGCTGACCGAGAACCCGGACGTCACCGTCGCCGTCATCGAGGGCGGCCCCAGCGACGTCGGCCGCGACGACGTCCTCACCCTGCGCCGCTGGATGGGCCTGCTCGGCGGCGAGCTGGACTACGACTACCCCACCACCGAGCAGCCGCGCGGCAATTCGTACATCCGCCACAGCCGCGCGCGCGTCCTCGGCGGCTGCTCCTCGCACAACACCCTCATCGCGTTCAAGCCCCTCCCCTCCGACTGGGACGAGTGGGCCGAGGCCGGTGCCGAGGGGTGGGACGCGGCGGCCATGGACCCCTACTTCGCCCGGCTGCGCAACAACATCGTGCCCGTCGACGAGGCCGACCGGAACGCGATAGCCCGGGACTTCGTCGACGCCGCCCGGACCACGCTCGGTGTTCCGCACGTCGAAGGCTTCAACCGGAGCCCCTTCCACGAAGGGGTCGGCTTCTTCGACCTCGCCTACCACCCGGAGAACAACAAACGGTCGTCCGCGTCCGTCGCCTATCTGCACCCGTTCCTGGACCGGCCGAACCTTCACATCGCCCTGGAGACCTGGGCGTTCCGGCTGGAGCTCGAGGACACCCGCGCCACCGGTGTGCACATCCGCACCAAGGAGGGCGAAGAGCACGTCGTACGCGCCCGGCGCGAGGTCCTGGTGTGCGCGGGCGCCGTGGACACCCCGCGCCTGCTGCTGCACTCGGGCATCGGGCCGCGTGCCGACCTGGAGAAGCTCGGCATCCCCGTCGCGCACGACCTGCCGGGCGTGGGGGAGAACCTGCTCGACCACCCCGAGTCGGTCATCGTGTGGGAGACGCACGGCCCGATCCCGGAGAACTCCGCGATGGACTCCGACGCCGGGCTCTTCGTGCGACGGGACCCGGAGTCGAAGGGACCGGACCTGATGTTCCACTTCTACCAGATCCCCTTCACCGACAACCCGGAGCGGATCGGCTACGAACGGCCCGCGCACGGCGTGTCGATGACACCGAACATCCCCAAGCCGCGCAGCCGCGGCCGGCTCTACCTCACGAGCGCCGACCCCGAGGTCAAGCCCGCGCTCGACTTCCGGTACTTCACCGACGAGGACGACTACGACGGCCGGACCCTGGTCGACGGGATCCGGATCGCCCGGCAGATCGCGGCGAGCGAGCCGCTGGCCGGCTGGCTGAAGCGCGAGGTGTGCCCCGGGCCCGAGGTCACCTCGGACGAGGAGCTCAGCGCGTACGCCCGTCACGTCGCGCACACCGTCTACCATCCGGCGGGAACCTGTCGCATGGGAGCCGTGGACGACGAACTCGCCGTCGTCGCACCCGACCTGAGGATCCGGGGACTCGACAACATCCGGATCGCCGACGCGTCCGTCTTCCCGACGATGACCGCCGTCAACCCCATGATCGGCGTCCTCATGGTCGGCGAGAAATGCGCCGAGCTGCTGGGAGGCACCAACCGATGA